A single Amphiura filiformis chromosome 19, Afil_fr2py, whole genome shotgun sequence DNA region contains:
- the LOC140141544 gene encoding uncharacterized protein, translating to MAYAPYQTDSSCENISKSGVTSEQPSTCKWSDRTNGNKGEINTALKSEINGGLKTQKPICTQIVKVVCQFCNKDFFFDSRHWIEHAAGTGQKPLECIYCKKRYECVPVETTFRCAFCDKAFMSPVQLKKHERIHTKEKPFQCKFCNTYFRKLNHLEKHALIHSKKKPVKCKFCDNDFSTSSSWDKSDESHSEIEVSTCYCKSCSYGFKWSGSVRKKQTNEKPSKHKYTVPHTVEQAFECWSSGRASDSENDGICVKEEPFECKSECEDSTLSANASERIQSEEFEWRSSNEGSIMHGNIDVKEEQSESEDSTLSANANERIQCEELELRSSNEGSIEHVSIHVKEELSEYNSSEASAVSDNTHVQNELRYSNGAYNWYECIHVKEEPIECKLDAIEVATVSYNTDVSEGTHTEEMVRSADGAYTDYGYDDIEEQSKDKPLKYKCLDSFKLSGVHIDVITIKTEASQCKASNEDSTRPDGSGDVIAPKAQPNEFESFNHEDTHVKKTPLVCPFCNKGFTAFADIEKHECIPPTEKPIECPNSNKCLTKSSNLKTHVNDITTSSHVGAPTREKPYECQFSGFTTAGTLTEHEYIHIQEKPFRCQFCSKSFSWAHVLKRHERIHTGEKPYNCKFCGKCFSVSHHVKDHERIHTGEKPFKCKVCNKRFIQSSDLKKHERIHSKEKPFKCTSCSKDFTLSSSLKNHERIHTGERIICTFCNKGFIRLCRMKRHEKMCHYVK from the coding sequence ATGGCATACGCTCCTTATCAGACGGATTCCAGTTGTGAGAATATCTCCAAAAGTGGTGTCACTTCAGAACAACCATCAACATGTAAGTGGAGCGATCGTACTAATGGTAATAAAGGGGAGATCAACACTGCTTTGAAATCCGAAATAAATGGTGGCTTAAAAACTCAAAAACCCATTTGTACTCAAATTGTAAAAGTGGTATGCCAATTTTGTAACAAGGACTTCTTCTTCGATAGTAGACATTGGATAGAGCATGCTGCTGGTACTGGACAGAAACCCTTGGAATGCATATATTgtaagaaaagatatgaatgcGTCCCTGTTGAAACAACATTTAGATGTGCGTTTTGTGATAAAGCCTTCATGAGTCCTGTTCAattgaagaaacatgaacgtattcacaccaaagagaaacccttccaATGTAAATTCTGCAACACATACTTCAGAAAGTTAAATCATTTGGAAAAACATGCACTTATTCATAGTAAGAAGAAGCCTGTGAAATGTAAGTTTTGTGACAATGACTTCAGCACTTCAAGCAGCTGGGATAAGAGTGATGAGAGTCACTCTGAAATAGAGGTGTCTACTTGTTATTGCAAATCTTGTAGCTATGGCTTCAAGTGGTCAGGTAGTGTACGTAAAAAACAAACTAACGAGAAGCCCTCGAAGCATAAGTATACAGTACCACACACTGTAGAACAGGCTTTCGAATGCTGGTCTTCAGGTAGAGCATCGGACTCGGAGAACGATGGTATTTGTGTTAAAGAGGAGCCATTTGAATGCAAATCTGAATGTGAAGACTCCACGCTATCAGCAAATGCAAGTGAACGAATTCAAAGTGAAGAGTTTGAATGGAGGTCATCAAATGAAGGCTCCATAATGCATGGCAATATTGATGTTAAAGAGGAGCAGTCTGAAAGTGAAGACTCCACTCTATCAGCTAACGCaaatgaaagaattcaatgtGAAGAGCTTGAATTGAGGTCTTCAAACGAAGGCTCCATAGAGCATGTTAGTATTCATGTCAAAGAGGAGCTTAGTGAATATAATTCAAGTGAAGCCTCTGCAGTGTCAGATAACACACATGTACAAAATGAATTGAGATATTCAAATGGAGCCTACAATTGGTATGAGTGTATTCATGTCAAAGAAGAGCCGATTGAATGCAAGTTAGATGCAATTGAAGTCGCCACAGTGTCATATAACACAGATGTAAGTGAAGGAACTCATACTGAAGAGATGGTTAGGTCTGCAGACGGAGCCTACACTGATTATGGGTACGACGATATAGAGGAGCAAAGTAAAGATAAGCCTTTGAAGTATAAGTGTTTAGATTCTTTCAAATTAAGTGGTGTACACATTGATGTAATCACAATTAAAACAGAGGCTTCTCAGTGCAAAGCGTCAAACGAAGACTCCACAAGGCCAGATGGCTCAGGTGATGTGATTGCTCCTAAAGCGCAGCCTAATGAATTTGAAAGTTTTAATCATGAAGATACTCATGTTAAAAAGACACCCTTGGTATgcccattttgtaacaaaggcttcactgCATTTGCTGACATTGAAAAGCATGAATGTATCCCTCCTACAGAGAAGCCAATTGAATGCCCAAATTCTAACAAATGCTTGACAAAGTCAAGTAATTTAAAAACACATGTAAATGACATAACAACATCAAGTCACGTGGGGGCACCTACCCGAGAGAAGCCATATGAATGTCAGTTTTCAGGCTTCACAACTGCAGGTACCTTGACAGAACATGAATATATTCATATTCAAGAGAAGCCTTTCAGATGTCAATTTTGTAGCAAAagcttttcatgggcacatgtcttgaaaagacatgaacgtattcatacaggagagaagccTTACAACTGTAAATTTTGTGGCAAATGCTTTTCAGTTTCACATCACGTGAAGGaccatgaacgtattcatactggagagaaaccgtTCAAATGTAAAGTTTGTAACAAACGCTTTATACAGTCAAGTGACTTGAAAAAACACGAACGTATTCATagtaaagagaagcctttcaaatgtacatCTTGTAGCAAGGATTTCACACTGTCAAGTAGCTTGAAAAACCacgaacgtattcatactggagagaggatcatatgtacattttgtaacaagggTTTCATCCGGTTATGTCGAATGAAACGCCATGAAAAAATGTGTCACTACGTTAAGTGA